In Colletotrichum lupini chromosome 6, complete sequence, a single window of DNA contains:
- a CDS encoding ChaC-like protein: MPDTDLSTNGSGEFWLYGYGSLIWKPPPHFDHRGTPEAPGRVVTLIERSFWEQLTDHHDSAPERVWGVAYRIKADKVAEVKDYLDIREINGYTIHYAPFYPADGSEPIRTLVYIGTPDNDQFVGPQDPQALAAHIRQSRGPSGLNIDYLLGLEEALDGLSPESGDVHITDLSNRVRAIISAEETSHDATQPPLSAVGGTFKQETSVKEQEETEKTD, from the exons ATGCCCGACACCGACCTCTCCACCAACGGCAGCGGCGAGTTCTGGCTGTACGGTTATGG GAGTCTGATATGGAAGCCTCCGCCGCACTTCG ACCACAGAGGCACACCCGAGGCTCCTGGCCGTGTTGTCACGCTCATAGAGCGCTCGTTCTGGGAGCAGCTGACCGACCACCACGACTCGGCACCTGAACGCGTCTGGGGTGTCGCCTACCGTATCAAGGCAGACAAGGTCGCCGAAGTCAAGGACTATCTTGACATTCGCGAGATCAACGGCTACACGATCCACTACGCCCCTTTCTACCCAGCTGATGGCTCCGAGCCAATCCGCACACTTGTGTACATTGGTACCCCGGACAATGACCAGTTTGTCGGACCACAGGATCCTCAGGCTCTCGCCGCCCACATCCGTCAGAGCCGCGGCCCGAGTGGGCTAAACATCGACTACCTTCTTGGCCTCGAAGAAGCTCTTGACGGACTGAGCCCGGAGAGTGGCGACGTCCACATCACCGACCTCTCCAACAGAGTACGGGCCATCATCTCCGCCGAGGAGACATCCCACGATGCTACGCAACCACCGCTGTCAGCCGTCGGCGGTACTTTCAAGCAAGAAACCAGTGTCAAGGAACAGGAGGAGACTGAAAAGACAGACTGA
- a CDS encoding RNA recognition domain-containing protein, producing the protein MSKLFIGGLAWHTEEGTLRQKFEEFGAVEEAVSTDRPVRRNFLENGVAIDHGETLCPNIPVVVKDRDTGRSRGFGFVRYTQDSDAQKAIAAMNNVEYAAFAKLLSIACLFDGRTIRVDKASDNGPRGGGGYRGGFGGGGGRGGYGAPPVPYGGAPGGYGVPNMGYQQQQPAYGRGYPPQQPYGGAPPQDGYAPQAPYGYADPSQQPQGGRGY; encoded by the exons ATGTCCAAGCTCTTTATTGG CGGCCTTGCATGGCACACTGAGGAAGGCACTCTCAGACAGAAGTTTGAGGAGTTTGGTGCCGTTGAGGAAGCTGTAAGTACTGATCGCCCGGTCCGAAGAAACTTTCTTGAGAATGGCGTCGCCATAGACCATGGAGAGACACTTTGTCCCAACATTCCA GTCGTTGTGAAGGACCGCGACACTGGCCGCAGCCGTGGATTCGGCTTCGTCCGCTACACTCAGGATAGTGACGCTCAGAAGGCCATTGCTGCCATGAACAACGTCGAGTACGCTGCCTTTGCGAAACTGCTTTCCATTGCTTGCTT GTTTGACGGACGCACTATTCGCGTTGACAAGGCCTCTGACAACGGTCCCCGCGGTGGCGGTGGCTACCGCGGCGGcttcggcggcggtggtggacGTGGCGGCTACGGCGCGCCCCCTGTGCCTTACGGAGGCGCTCCCGGTGGATACGGCGTTCCCAACATGGGctaccagcagcagcagcctgcTTACGGCCGCGGCTACCCCCCTCAGCAGCCCTACGGCGGTGCTCCTCCCCAGG ATGGCTACGCGCCCCAGGCTCCCTACGGATACGCCGACCCGTCTCAGCAGCCCCAGGGCGGCCGAGGCTATTAG